The following nucleotide sequence is from Austwickia chelonae.
GCTGCGGTTCTGCGGGCGACCTCCCAGGGGTGGCGTAGCGGGATCGCCGTCGTCGACCTGGAGACCGGGCAGACGACCCTGGCCGGGGACGCCCGTGGATATTTCCGGGCCGAATCCACGATGAAGCTCTTCCTGGCGTCCAGGCTGCTCGTCGAGGGCCGACTCACCGGACCGACCGAGGACGCCGCTCGACGGATGGTGGCACTGTCCGACGACCAGGCTGCGAACTCCTTGTACGCCGCAGGCGGCGGTGACGCCGTGATCACCTGGGTCTCCGCCCGCTACGCGATCCCAGACCTAGGGGTCCCACCGGTTCAGGGCCCCGGCCAATGGGGAAGCACCTTGGTGACTCCCCGAGGAATGGCGGCTTTCCTCTACGCCGTGCACCAGGACGGGAAGACCCGCCCCTGGCTGCTCGACGCCATGACCGACATGTCGACCTTGGCCGCGGACGGCACCAACCAGGTCTTCGGTCTGCGTTCGGCCGACCCGGCAGCCGTGGTGAAGCAGGGCTGGGGCGGCGGCGACGGGTCAGGGACCGTCACCGGAACCCCCAGCGTGGGCTATGTGGACCGAGGCCGGTACGCGGTGGCGATCATGACCACCCGGATGCCGGGAACCTCAGTGGAAGCCGCTCAGACAGTGGTTTCCGAGCAGGCCAAGATCCTGCTGCCCGATGGCCGGATGCCCCGGCTGTGAGCCTTCTCCGCCGGCGACCCCTGACACCGAACGGAGAATTCGCCGGGCGGTCATCTCGGCGACACGACGAACCTTCCTGATCCGTGGGACGTTTCTTCCGGTAGAGATACGACGAACACCAGCCCGGTGACAGGAACGAGGTGAACCTGTCGAGACGCCGCCCGTAGCACTACGGACGCCGGCACGGAGAAGGAAACCGGGCATGAGGAGGAATGTGATGAAGATCGACCGTACGACGACCGGTTCCGGGATCTCCTTCCCCGAACTCCTACCGACCTCCGAGGGGCGGCACCTGGTCGCCATCGACCTGGACGGCACGACCCTGCACCACGACGGTTCCTTGTCCCGCACCGTGATCGATGCCGTCGCCGAGGCCCAGGAGGACGGACACGACATCGTGATCGCCACCGGGCGATCCCTGATCGCCACGGTACCGGTGGCCACCGCGCTGGGGCTGGAGGACAACTACCTGGTCTGCAGCAATGGCGCAGTCACCGCGGTCCTGGACGCCGACGAACCCGGCGGCGCTCGCCTGCTCACCGTGCAGACCTTCGATCCAGGCCCGGCGCTGTCAGTACTGCGGGACGCCTGGCCGGACGCCCAGATGGCCGTGGAAGAGGTCGGTGCCGGCTTCAAGGTCAGTGGGGAATTCGACGGCACCGAGGACCTGGAGGGGCAGATCCGGGTGGTGGACTGGGACGAACTGGTGTCGACCCCGACCACCCGGGTGACCTTTCGCAGCGCTACCGGCACTGCTGAGGACTTCCTGGGGCTCGTGGAACGGATCGGATTGCACGGGGTGAACTATGCGGTGGGTTTCACCGCTTGGCTGGACATCGCCCCCGAGGGCATCAGCAAGGCCTCAGGGCTGACCGGGGTCGCCCGGCTGCTGGGCAGCGATCTGTCTCGCACGGTTGCTGTAGGTGATCAGCGCAATGACTTGGAGATGTTGCAGTGGGCGACCTGTGGGGTCGCGATGGGCAATGCCCCGGCGGAGGTGCGGGCGGTCGCCGACCTGGTGACTGCTCATGTCGACGACGACGGCTTGGCGATGGTCCTGCGGGCTCTTCCGCCGGGCTGCGCAGAAGAACGCTGCGCCTGACGCACCCTTTCGGCCCGGATTTTTATCATCCGGGTCGCTTTGTTTAAACGCACGTCTGTATGTCTTTTTCTGGCAGGATCAATCTTTACGATCGTTCGACATGTACGGCAAGTCGCTGTTGCCATCCCCTGTGAACTGGGCATACGTCGATGGGTGACGGTTCGACGATTTTCTCTTCGGGAAAGCTTCACCGCGCTGTGGTCGAGTCGATGATGAGGGTGTCACCCGCAAGGTGATGTTCATTAAAAACTCGCCAAAAGTATCTCCCGAAAGGAGGATCGTGCTTATTTCCGCGGATACCAAGAATGCTGATGGTGAACAGCACGCAGCAGCCGACCCCGTGCTCTCCAGCCATCTGCGCATCGCTGATTTCGCCGCTGACCTTTCTCACCGTGTTCTCACGGAGACGCAACTCGGCGGCAACGGACCCGACGACGAATACCTCCTCGGGTATGCCAGGGCCTTGTCGGACATCTCCGAAGCACTGATGTCCGGAGACCTCCGCCACGGGGGATTCTTCTTCCCCCACAGCGACGACGAATGAGAAACCGGTCGGCCGGTCGATATCGGGAATCACCCACGAACGCCGGGGCGGGCATCTGACCAAGGTGCTCGCCCCGTGCTCATGCCACCGAGGCCCGGGCGGGGTGCACGTCATGGCGGGAAGATGACAAGCTGAGGGAGCCATGGCAGATCTCACCATCACCAGTCCTGCGAATCCCCGGGTCAAGTCGCTGATCGGGTTGCGTCGCCGTCGGGCACGCGACGCCCAGGGGATCACCCTCTTGGAAGGCGTCGACGAGACGACACTCGCGCTCGACGCCGGAGCAAGGCCCACCGGGCTCTACCTGTGCTCCGATCTGATGGCCGACCCCGGCCGAGGAGAGAAACTGTCCGAGATCGTCACCGGTCGAGGCGGCGAGATCATCCGGTTGTCCCGCCCGGTCTTCGAGAAGGTCGCCTATCGGGAGGGCCCGGACGG
It contains:
- a CDS encoding serine hydrolase, which encodes MTRTAQLWCAALVTWGVAAVLGVFAAVFLPELFPPTSSFAAPLKTTAPLTNESKTPPGAAKHAVSGGAVADVSPGARQRAADAAVLRATSQGWRSGIAVVDLETGQTTLAGDARGYFRAESTMKLFLASRLLVEGRLTGPTEDAARRMVALSDDQAANSLYAAGGGDAVITWVSARYAIPDLGVPPVQGPGQWGSTLVTPRGMAAFLYAVHQDGKTRPWLLDAMTDMSTLAADGTNQVFGLRSADPAAVVKQGWGGGDGSGTVTGTPSVGYVDRGRYAVAIMTTRMPGTSVEAAQTVVSEQAKILLPDGRMPRL
- a CDS encoding HAD family hydrolase; its protein translation is MKIDRTTTGSGISFPELLPTSEGRHLVAIDLDGTTLHHDGSLSRTVIDAVAEAQEDGHDIVIATGRSLIATVPVATALGLEDNYLVCSNGAVTAVLDADEPGGARLLTVQTFDPGPALSVLRDAWPDAQMAVEEVGAGFKVSGEFDGTEDLEGQIRVVDWDELVSTPTTRVTFRSATGTAEDFLGLVERIGLHGVNYAVGFTAWLDIAPEGISKASGLTGVARLLGSDLSRTVAVGDQRNDLEMLQWATCGVAMGNAPAEVRAVADLVTAHVDDDGLAMVLRALPPGCAEERCA